A segment of the Romboutsia sp. 13368 genome:
GAATAGCATTTGTAAACAAAATGGATATCATGGGTGCAGACTTCTACAATGTTGTACAAATGATGAAAGACAGATTAAGTGCAAATGCAGTACCTGTTCAATTACCAATAGGTAAAGAAGACTGGTTAGAAGGTGAAGTTGACTTAGTAGAAATGTGTGCTCACATATACAAAGACGACTTAGGAAAAGTAATAGAAAGAACTGAAATACCAGAAGATATGAAAGAATTAGCTCAAGAGTGGAGAGAAAAGCTTATAGAAGCTGTTGCTGAAACTGATGAAGAGTTAATGATGAAATATCTTGAAGGAGAAGAATTCTCTGTAGAAGAAATAAAAACTGCTATAAGAAAAGCTACTATAGCTTGTGAAATGAACCCAGTATTCTGTGGATCTGCATACAGAAACAAAGGTGTTCAGTTATTATTAGATGGTGTTGTTGATTACTTACCAGCTCCAACTGATATAGAAGCTATAAAAGGTATATTACCAGATGGTGAAGAAGCAGCTAGACAATCTTCTGACGAAGAACCATTCTCAGCATTAGCATTCAAAATAATGACTGACCCATTCGTTGGTAAGTTAGCATTCTTCAGAGTTTACTCTGGGGTAATAACAAGTGGATCTTACGTTCTTAACTCTACTAAAAACAAGAGAGAAAGAATAGGTCGTATACTTCAAATGCATGCTAATACAAGAGAAGAAATATCTGAAGTATATGCTGGAGATATAGCTGCAGCAGTAGGATTAAAAGATACTACTACTGGAGATACTTTATGTGATCCTGCACATGCTATAATACTTGAATCTATGGAATTCCCAGAGCCAGTTATATCTGTTGCTATAGAGCCAAAGTCTAAAGCTGCTCAAGAAAAAATGGGAACTGCTCTTCAAAAGTTAACTGAAGAAGATCCAACTTTCACAGTTAAAACTGACGAAGAAACAGGACAAACTATAATATCTGGAATGGGTGAATTACACTTAGAGATAATAGTTGATAGATTATTAAGAGAATTCAAAGTTGAAGCTAACGTTGGTGCTCCACAAGTTGCTTACAGAGAAACAATAACTCAACCAGTTGATATAGAGTACAAGTACTCTAAGCAATCAGGTGGTAGAGGACAATACGGTCACGTTAAGATAAGAGTTAACCCTCAAGAACCAGGTGCTGGTTATGTATTCGAAAACAAGACTGTTGGTGGATCTGTACCAAAAGAATACGTTGGACCAACTGATGCAGGTATACAAGGTGCTATGGCATCTGGTGTAGTTGCTGGATACCCAGTTGTTGACGTTGCTGTTGAATTATACGATGGTTCTTACCATGAAGTCGATTCATCAGAAATGGCATTCAAAATGGCTGGTTCAATGGCTATGAAAGAAGCTTTAAGAAAAGGAAATTCTGTATTATTAGAGCCATACTTCAAAGTTGAAGTTGTTACTCCTGAAGAATACATGGGAGACGTTATGGGTGGATTAAACTCTAAGAGAGGTTTAATACAAGGTATGGAAGCTAGATCTGGTGCACAAGTTATAAATGCATTCGTTCCACTTTCAGAAATGTTCGGATACTCTACTGAGTTAAGATCTACTACTCAAGGTCGTGCAACTTACACTATGATATTTGACCACTACGAGCAAGTTCCAGCTTCAGTTGCTAAGAAAATAGCTGAAGGAAGAAACTAATTAGTTTATTATTTTATTAATAAAATTAACATAAATTAAAATGAGTAAGACGAGTTTTACTCGTCTTACCTAAAATATATATAGGGAGGTATTTCAAAATGGCTAAAGCTAAATTTGAAAGAAATAAACCACACGTTAATATAGGAACAATAGGACACGTTGACCACGGTAAAACTACATTAACAGCTGCTATAACAAAAACTTTACATGAAAGATACCAATTAGGAGAAGCTGTAGACTTTGCTAACATAGATAAAGCTCCAGAAGAAAGAGAAAGAGGTATCACAATATCAACTGCTCACGTTGAGTACGAAACTCCAAACAGACACTACGCTCACGTTGACTGCCCAGGACATGCTGACTACGTTAAGAACATGATAACAGGTGCTGCTCAAATGGACGGTGCTATATTAGTTTGTTCAGCAACAGATGGACCAATGCCTCAAACAAGAGAGCATATATTATTATCAAGACAAGTTGGTGTACCATACATAGTAGTATTCTTAAACAAGTGTGACATGGTAGACGATGAAGAATTATTAGAGTTAGTTGAAATGGAAATAAGAGACTTATTAAATGAGTACGAATTCCCAGGAGATGACACTCCAATAATAAGAGGATCTGCTTTAATGGCATTAGAAAACCCAGCTTCTGAGTGGGGAGACAAAATAGTTGAATTATTCGAGCAAATAGATGCTTATATACCAGAACCAGAAAGAGATGTTGATAAGAACTTCTTAATGCCAGTAGAAGACGTATTCTCTATAACAGGTAGAGGAACAGTTGCTACAGGTAGAGTTGAAAGAGGAGTATTAAAGGTTCAAGACGAAGTTGAAATAGTAGGTTTAGCTGATGAGCCAAGAAAAGTTGTAGTAACAGGAGTAGAAATGTTCAGAAAGTTATTAGACCAAGCACAAGCTGGAGATAACATAGGAGCATTAATAAGAGGGGTACAAAGAAATGAAATAGAAAGAGGACAAGTTATGGCTAAGCCAGGAACAGTTAAGCCTCATACTAAGTTCATGGCAGAAGTATACGTTCTTAAAAAAGAAGAAGGTGGAAGACACACTCCATTCTTCGATGGATACAGACCACAATTCTACTTCAGAACAACAGACGTTACAGGAGCTTGTAAGTTACCAGAAGGTATAGAAATGGTTATGCCTGGAGATAACGTAACAATGTCAGTTGAGTTAATAAACTCAATAGCAATAGAAGAAGGATTAAGATTCGCAATAAGAGAAGGTGGAAGAACAGTAGCATCAGGAGTTGTTGCTTCTATAGTTGAATAATCTTCTTTAAAGTGATTAATCAATAGATAAAAAGAGAGGTATAACCTCTCTTTTTTATTTAAAAGAATAAATTTGATAAATAGTAATAATATACTATTTATATTTCATTGACAAAATCTAATAAATTTTATATACTAAATGAGTGCTTTGTTAAAGGAAATAAATCAAGTTTCAGTCGAGTTTTACATAAAAAATAAAATTTATGAAAATTTAAAAAAAACTTGAAAAAATAAAAGAAATAATGTAAAATGTAATAGTGTGCTTGAGAGATACGAAAAAATAAACTACATCTTAGTTAGTAGCGACCTATTGTCGATTTAAAAATGCAACACACCCGGAGCAGTGTATCGGCATAAGTCGCGCGTAACAATTAAGATTAAACGTGCGATAAAGGAGGGAAATTAAAATGGCTCAAAATGAAAAAATAAGAATAAGATTAAAATCATATGATCACAAATTATTAGATTTTTCAGCTTCTAAAATAGTTGAAACTGCTAAGAAGGCTGGATCACAAGTTTCAGGACCTGTGCCACTACCAACAGAAAAGCAAATAGTAACTATATTAAGAGCTGTACACAAGTACAAAGACTCTAGAGAGCAATTCGAAATAAGAACTCATAAGAGATTAATCGACATAGCTAACCCAACACCTAAGACTGTTGACTCATTAATGAGATTAGACTTACCAGCTGGTGTTGATATAGAAATAAAGTTATAATAGCAACCTAAGATATTATCCTATAAGGAGATTGTCTTAGTATGATTATAGAATTATAATCCGCTGTAAGATTATAGGAGGTGCTAATATGAAAGGTATATTAGGAAAAAAACTAGGTATGACTCAAATATTCACTGAAGAAGGTATAGTAATACCTGTAACAGTTGTTGAGGCAGGACCAAACGTTGTAACTCAAGTTAAAACAGTTGAGAAAGACGGATACAATGCAATACAAGTTGGTTTTGAAGATGCTAAAGAAAAATCTTTAAACAAACCACAAAAAGGACATTTAGCTGCTGCTAATGTTTTAAAGAAACACTTAAAAGAATTCAGAGTAAACGCTGTAGAAGAATTCACAGTTGGACAAGAAATAAAAGCTGATTTATTCGCTGCAGGAGAAAAAATAGATGTTACTGGAACAAGTAAAGGTAAAGGATTCCAAGGTCCAATAAAGAGACATGGACAATCTAGAGGTCCTGAATCTCACGGTTCTAGATACCACAGAAGACCAGGTTCAATGGGAGCATGTTCTTTCCCAGGTAGAGTTTTCAAAAACAAAAAACTAGCAGGACACATGGGTAGCGTTAAAGTTACTGTTCAAAACTTAGAGGTTGTTAGAGTAGATGCTGATAAGAACCTTATATTAGTTAAAGGTGCTATACCAGGACCTAAAGGTTCAATGGTAACTATAAAGGAAGCTGTTAAGTCTTCTAAATAATGACTAACCTAAGAAAGGAGGAAGCACAATGCCAAAATTAAATGTATTAAATATTAATGGACAAAATGTTGGAGAAATAGAATTAGTAGATTCTATATTCAACGTAGAAGTTAATGAACATGTTTTATATGAAGTTGTTAAAAATCAATTAGCAAACAAGAGACAAGGTACTCAATCTGCTAAGACTAGAGCAGAAGTTAGAGGTGGCGGAAGAAAGCCTTGGAAACAAAAAGGAACTGGTAGAGCTAGACAAGGTTCTATAAGAGCAGTACAATGGGTAGGTGGAGGAGTTGCTTTCGCACCAAAGCCAAGAAGCTACAACTACACATTACCAAAGAAAGTTAGAAGATTAGCTATGAAGAGCGCTTTAACTTCTAAAGTACAAAACGGAGAAATGATAGTATTAGATGCTTTAAACATGGAAGCTCCTAAGACTAAAGAATTCGTTCAAATATTAAAGAATGTAAATGCTGCTAAGAAAGCTTTAGTAGTAACAGCTGAAAATAACGAAAACGTAATAAGATCAGCTAAGAACATAGAAGGTGTTGCAACTGCTACAGTTAACACTATAAATGTTTACGATATATTAAAGTATGATTCATTCATAATAACAACAGACGCTGTTAAAAAAGTGGAGGAGGTGTACGCATAATGACTAATCCACATGATATAATAAAAAAGCCAGTTGTAACTGAGCAAAGTATGATGGAAATGGCTAACAAGAAATATACTTTCGTTGTTGCTAAAGATGCAAACAAGACTGAAATAAAGAAAGCTGTAGAAGCTATATTCGGAGTAAATGTAGAAAAAGTTAATACATTAAACTACGATGGAAAAGTTAAAAGAATGGGTAGACATGAAGGAAGAACTGCAAGCTTTAAGAAAGCAGTAGTTAAATTAACTGCTGATAGCAAAGAAATAGAATTCTTCCAAGGAATGTAATTAACCCTAACTAATGAAGGAGGGAAAACAGATGGCTATAAAAAAGTTTAAACCAACTTCTCCTGCCTTAAGACAAATGACAGTTTTAGTTTCTGATGAAATAACTTGTAATCAACCAGAAAAATCTTTATTAGTTTCTTTAAAGAAAAACTCTGGTAGAAATGCACAAGGTAAAATAACTGTTCGTCACAGAGGTGGAGGAAACAGAAGAAAATACAGAATAATAGATTTCAAGAGAAATAAAGATGGAATACCTGCAAAGGTTGCAACTATAGAATACGATCCAAACAGAACAGCTAACATAGCTTTATTACACTACGTAGATGGTGAAAAAGCTTATATATTAGCACCAGTTGGATTAGAAGTTGGAACTACAGTATTATCAGGACCAACAGCTGATATAAAGCCAGGAAATGCTATGGCATTAAAAGATATGCCAGTAGGTACAGTAGTACACAACATAGAATTAAAGCCAGGTAAAGGAGCTCAATTAGTAAGATCTGCTGGAGTTTCTGCTCAATTAATGGCTAAAGAAGGAAAGAAAGCTTTATTAAGATTACCATCAGGAGAAATGAGATACGTTTCTATAGACTGTAAAGCTACTATAGGACAAGTTGGTAACATAGAACACGGTAACGTTGTTATAGGTAAAGCTGGTAGAAAGAGACATATGGGTATAAGACCTACTGTTAGAGGATCTGTAATGAACCCTTGTGACCATCCACACGGTGGTGGGGAAGGTAGAACTTCAATAGGTAGACCTTCACCAGTTACTCCATGGGGTAAACCAGCTCTTGGATACAAAACTAGAAAGAAAAACAAAGCTTCTGATAAGTTAATAGTATCAAGAAGAACTAAGTAATAGATTTACTTTTTGCCCGGAAAGGAGGAAATTAAATGTCAAGATCAACTAAAAAAGGACCTTTCGTCCATGCAAGACTTTTAAAGAAAATAGAAGAAATGAACGCTAACGGAAATAAAGAAGTTATAAAGACTTGGTCAAGATCTTCAACTATATTCCCACAAATGGTAGAACATACTATAGCTGTTCATGATGGAAGAAGACATGTTCCTGTATTTATAACAGAAGACATGGTTGGACATAAATTAGGTGAATTCGTTCCTACAAGAACTTTCAAAGGACACAAGGACGACGAAAAATCTAATAAGAGAAAATAATAAATTTCTGACTAAGGAAGGAGGAATAGCAAATGGAAGCAAAAGCTACTGCTAAATATGTACGTGTATCACCAAGAAAAGCAGGACAAATCTGTGACCTTGTTAGAGGAAAAAATGTTGATGAAGCATTAGCAATATTAAAGTTCACTCCAAGAGGAGCGGCTGAAATAATAGCTAAGGTTGTAAAGTCTGCTAAAGCAAACGCTGAAAACAATCATGAAATGGATGCTGATAAATTATACGTTGCATCAATAGTTGCAAACCAAGGACCTACAATGAAGAGATTCATGCCTAGAGCTATGGGTAGAGCAACAATGATAAGAAAGAGAACTTCTCATATAGAGGTTGTTCTTAAGGAAAGAAAATAATTAATAGATAGGAGGGATAATAATGGGTCAAAAGGTTAATCCACACGGACTAAGAGTCGGTGTTATAAAAGATTGGGACTCAAGATGGTTCACAACTGATAAGAAAGAATTCGGAAACTTATTATTAGAAGACCATAATGTACGTAATTTCTTAAAGAAAAGATTATACTCAGCTGGAGTTGCTAAGATAGAAATAGAAAGATCAGCTAACAAATTAAAATTAGACTTACACGTTGCTAAGCCAGGTGTAGTTATAGGAAAAGCTGGTGCTGGAATAGATGCATTAAAAGCTGAATTAGAAAAAATGACTAAGAAGACTGTAATAGTTAACATAGTTGAAGTTAGAAACCCTGATAAGGATGCTCAATTAGTAGCAGAAAACATAGCGTTAGCTATAGAAAGAAGGGTTGCATTCAGAAGAGCTATGAAGCAAGCTATACAAAGAGCTATGAAGTCAGGAGTTAAAGGTATAAAAGTATCTGCTTCTGGTAGATTAGGTGGAGCTGAAATGGCTAGAACTGAAGGATACAGCGAAGGAAATGTTCCTTTACAAACATTAAGAGCTGATATAAACTATGGTTTCGCTGAAGCTAACACTACTTACGGAAAAACTGGTATAAAAGTTTGGATATGCAACGGAGAAGTTTTACCAACTAGAAACGGTGTAAACCCAAGAGAAGACAGAAGAAACGATAGAAGAGATAGCAAGAGAAACGATAGAAGAGATAACAGAAGAAACGATAGAAGAGATAACAGAAGAGGAAATGATAATAGAGGAAACAGAGGACAAAGACCTCAAGGATCAAGACCTCAAAGAACTGAAAACAAAGGAAACTAATATTAATAAGGTTCGAGGAAGGAGGAAATACTCATGTTAATGCCAAAGAGAGTAAAACGTCGTAGAGTTCATAGAGGAAGTATGGCTGGGAAGGCTCAAAAAGGTAACACAGTTACTTACGGAGAGTTCGGATTAGTTGCATTAGAAGCTTCTTGGATAACTTCTAACCAAATAGAAGCTGCCAGAATCGCGATGACTAGATCAATAAAAAGAGGCGGGAAAGTTTGGATAAAAATATTCCCTCATAAGCCTGTAACAAGAAAGCCAGCTGAAACTCGTATGGGTGCTGGTAAAGGTTCTCCAGAATACTGGGTAGCAGTAGTTAAGCCAGGAAGAGTTATGTTCGAATTAGCAGGTGTTTCTGAAGATAAAGCTAGAGAAGCTATGAGACTTGCAATGCATAAACTTCCAGTTAAATGTAAGTTTGTAAAAAGAGAAGATTTAGAAGTAAAGGGTGGTGAATAGGATGCAAGCTAAAGAATTAAAAAGTTTAACAAGCGAAGAGCTAATGAATAAGTTAAATGACTTCAAAAGTGAATTATTTAGCTTAAGATTCCAATTAGCTACTGGTCAATTAGAAAATACAGCTAGAATAAAATTCGTTAAAAAGGATATAGCTAGAGTTAAGACTGTCCTTGCTGAAAGAAGATTAAACGAAACTAGAGCTTAATTTGGAAAGGAGGCTTTTAAACATGGAAAGAGGAAGAAGAAAAGTTAGAATAGGCCGTGTTGTAAGTGACAAAATGGATAAAACTATAGTTGTTGCAGTTGAAGATTTCGTACGTCACCCATTATATAATAAGCCTGTTAAGAGAACTAAGAAGTTCAAAGCTCACGATGAGCAAAATGTATGCAGAATCGGAGACAGAGTAAAAATAATGGAAACTAGACCTTTATCAAAAGATAAAAGATTCAGATTAGTTGAAGTTGTTGAGAAAGTTAAGTAGTTTTTTGGAAAAGGAGGGATTACGATATGATACAACAAGAAACACGTCTAAGAGTTGCTGATAACTCTGGTGCAAAAGAAATACTATGTATACGTGTACTAGGCGGAAGTAAAAGAAGATTTGGTAACATAGGCGACGTAATAGTTGCTACTGTTAAAAGTGCAACACCTGGTGGAGTTGTAAAAAAAGGTAAAGTTGTTAAAGCTGTTATAGTTAGAACAAAGCAAGGCGTAAGACGTAAAGACGGAAGTTATATATCTTTCGATGAAAACGCAGCTGTTATAATAAAAGACGACAAAACTCCAGTAGGAACTCGTATATTCGGGCCTGTTGCTAGAGAGTTAAGAGATAATGACTTTATGAAAATAGTTTCTCTTGCTCCAGAAGTACTATAATAAGGAGGTGCAATAGGACATGATGCGTGTTAAAAAAGGTGATACTGTTGTAGTTATAGCAGGTAAAGACAAAGGTAAAAAAGGTACAGTTGTTAAAGTAATGCCTAAAGCTAACAGAGTTGTAGTTGAAGGAGTTAACGTAATAACTAAGCACCAAAAGCCAAACGCTATGAACCCACAAGGTGGAATAGTAAACAAAGAAGCTTCAATACACATATCTAACGTAATGCCACTAGATCCTGAAACAGGAAAAGGGACAAGAGTTAGATTTGAAATGAAGGATGGAAAAAAAGTAAGAGTAGCAGTTAAGAGCGGAAAAGAAATATAATATAGCTTGAAAGGAGGGACCTTAAATGGCTTCTAGATTACAAGAAAAATACATGAAAGAAGTTGCTCCTGCTTTAATGGAGAAATTTGGATACAAAAACGTTATGGAAATACCTAAGTTAGACAAGATAGTTATAAACATGGGTATAGGCGATGCTAGAGAAAATCCAAAAGGATTAGAAAAAGCTGTAGAAGAAATGGAAATGATATCTGGTCAAAAGCCAGTTATAACTAGAGCTAGAAAATCAGTTGCTAACTTCAAATTAAGAGAAGGAATGCCAATAGGAGCGAAAGTTACATTAAGAGCTGACAAAATGTTCTACTTCATGGACAAGTTAGTTTCTGTATCTT
Coding sequences within it:
- the rpsJ gene encoding 30S ribosomal protein S10 — encoded protein: MAQNEKIRIRLKSYDHKLLDFSASKIVETAKKAGSQVSGPVPLPTEKQIVTILRAVHKYKDSREQFEIRTHKRLIDIANPTPKTVDSLMRLDLPAGVDIEIKL
- the rplV gene encoding 50S ribosomal protein L22; protein product: MEAKATAKYVRVSPRKAGQICDLVRGKNVDEALAILKFTPRGAAEIIAKVVKSAKANAENNHEMDADKLYVASIVANQGPTMKRFMPRAMGRATMIRKRTSHIEVVLKERK
- the rplX gene encoding 50S ribosomal protein L24; protein product: MRVKKGDTVVVIAGKDKGKKGTVVKVMPKANRVVVEGVNVITKHQKPNAMNPQGGIVNKEASIHISNVMPLDPETGKGTRVRFEMKDGKKVRVAVKSGKEI
- the tuf gene encoding elongation factor Tu, with amino-acid sequence MAKAKFERNKPHVNIGTIGHVDHGKTTLTAAITKTLHERYQLGEAVDFANIDKAPEERERGITISTAHVEYETPNRHYAHVDCPGHADYVKNMITGAAQMDGAILVCSATDGPMPQTREHILLSRQVGVPYIVVFLNKCDMVDDEELLELVEMEIRDLLNEYEFPGDDTPIIRGSALMALENPASEWGDKIVELFEQIDAYIPEPERDVDKNFLMPVEDVFSITGRGTVATGRVERGVLKVQDEVEIVGLADEPRKVVVTGVEMFRKLLDQAQAGDNIGALIRGVQRNEIERGQVMAKPGTVKPHTKFMAEVYVLKKEEGGRHTPFFDGYRPQFYFRTTDVTGACKLPEGIEMVMPGDNVTMSVELINSIAIEEGLRFAIREGGRTVASGVVASIVE
- the rplD gene encoding 50S ribosomal protein L4; amino-acid sequence: MPKLNVLNINGQNVGEIELVDSIFNVEVNEHVLYEVVKNQLANKRQGTQSAKTRAEVRGGGRKPWKQKGTGRARQGSIRAVQWVGGGVAFAPKPRSYNYTLPKKVRRLAMKSALTSKVQNGEMIVLDALNMEAPKTKEFVQILKNVNAAKKALVVTAENNENVIRSAKNIEGVATATVNTINVYDILKYDSFIITTDAVKKVEEVYA
- the rplC gene encoding 50S ribosomal protein L3, which codes for MKGILGKKLGMTQIFTEEGIVIPVTVVEAGPNVVTQVKTVEKDGYNAIQVGFEDAKEKSLNKPQKGHLAAANVLKKHLKEFRVNAVEEFTVGQEIKADLFAAGEKIDVTGTSKGKGFQGPIKRHGQSRGPESHGSRYHRRPGSMGACSFPGRVFKNKKLAGHMGSVKVTVQNLEVVRVDADKNLILVKGAIPGPKGSMVTIKEAVKSSK
- the rplW gene encoding 50S ribosomal protein L23; this translates as MTNPHDIIKKPVVTEQSMMEMANKKYTFVVAKDANKTEIKKAVEAIFGVNVEKVNTLNYDGKVKRMGRHEGRTASFKKAVVKLTADSKEIEFFQGM
- the rpsC gene encoding 30S ribosomal protein S3, whose amino-acid sequence is MGQKVNPHGLRVGVIKDWDSRWFTTDKKEFGNLLLEDHNVRNFLKKRLYSAGVAKIEIERSANKLKLDLHVAKPGVVIGKAGAGIDALKAELEKMTKKTVIVNIVEVRNPDKDAQLVAENIALAIERRVAFRRAMKQAIQRAMKSGVKGIKVSASGRLGGAEMARTEGYSEGNVPLQTLRADINYGFAEANTTYGKTGIKVWICNGEVLPTRNGVNPREDRRNDRRDSKRNDRRDNRRNDRRDNRRGNDNRGNRGQRPQGSRPQRTENKGN
- the rpmC gene encoding 50S ribosomal protein L29, whose protein sequence is MQAKELKSLTSEELMNKLNDFKSELFSLRFQLATGQLENTARIKFVKKDIARVKTVLAERRLNETRA
- the fusA gene encoding elongation factor G, giving the protein MARKFPLERTRNIGIMAHIDAGKTTTTERILFYTGQTHKIGETHEGASQMDWMEQEKERGITITSAATTAAWKDHRINIIDTPGHVDFTVEVERSLRVLDGSVAVFCAKGGVEPQSENVWRQADNYGVPRIAFVNKMDIMGADFYNVVQMMKDRLSANAVPVQLPIGKEDWLEGEVDLVEMCAHIYKDDLGKVIERTEIPEDMKELAQEWREKLIEAVAETDEELMMKYLEGEEFSVEEIKTAIRKATIACEMNPVFCGSAYRNKGVQLLLDGVVDYLPAPTDIEAIKGILPDGEEAARQSSDEEPFSALAFKIMTDPFVGKLAFFRVYSGVITSGSYVLNSTKNKRERIGRILQMHANTREEISEVYAGDIAAAVGLKDTTTGDTLCDPAHAIILESMEFPEPVISVAIEPKSKAAQEKMGTALQKLTEEDPTFTVKTDEETGQTIISGMGELHLEIIVDRLLREFKVEANVGAPQVAYRETITQPVDIEYKYSKQSGGRGQYGHVKIRVNPQEPGAGYVFENKTVGGSVPKEYVGPTDAGIQGAMASGVVAGYPVVDVAVELYDGSYHEVDSSEMAFKMAGSMAMKEALRKGNSVLLEPYFKVEVVTPEEYMGDVMGGLNSKRGLIQGMEARSGAQVINAFVPLSEMFGYSTELRSTTQGRATYTMIFDHYEQVPASVAKKIAEGRN
- the rpsS gene encoding 30S ribosomal protein S19, which gives rise to MSRSTKKGPFVHARLLKKIEEMNANGNKEVIKTWSRSSTIFPQMVEHTIAVHDGRRHVPVFITEDMVGHKLGEFVPTRTFKGHKDDEKSNKRK
- the rplB gene encoding 50S ribosomal protein L2, which gives rise to MAIKKFKPTSPALRQMTVLVSDEITCNQPEKSLLVSLKKNSGRNAQGKITVRHRGGGNRRKYRIIDFKRNKDGIPAKVATIEYDPNRTANIALLHYVDGEKAYILAPVGLEVGTTVLSGPTADIKPGNAMALKDMPVGTVVHNIELKPGKGAQLVRSAGVSAQLMAKEGKKALLRLPSGEMRYVSIDCKATIGQVGNIEHGNVVIGKAGRKRHMGIRPTVRGSVMNPCDHPHGGGEGRTSIGRPSPVTPWGKPALGYKTRKKNKASDKLIVSRRTK
- the rplE gene encoding 50S ribosomal protein L5, translated to MASRLQEKYMKEVAPALMEKFGYKNVMEIPKLDKIVINMGIGDARENPKGLEKAVEEMEMISGQKPVITRARKSVANFKLREGMPIGAKVTLRADKMFYFMDKLVSVSLPRVRDFRGVNANAFDGRGNYALGVKEQLIFPEIEYDKVDKVRGMDIIFVTTAKTDEEARELLKLLGMPFSK
- the rpsQ gene encoding 30S ribosomal protein S17; the protein is MERGRRKVRIGRVVSDKMDKTIVVAVEDFVRHPLYNKPVKRTKKFKAHDEQNVCRIGDRVKIMETRPLSKDKRFRLVEVVEKVK
- the rplN gene encoding 50S ribosomal protein L14; translation: MIQQETRLRVADNSGAKEILCIRVLGGSKRRFGNIGDVIVATVKSATPGGVVKKGKVVKAVIVRTKQGVRRKDGSYISFDENAAVIIKDDKTPVGTRIFGPVARELRDNDFMKIVSLAPEVL
- the rplP gene encoding 50S ribosomal protein L16; this encodes MLMPKRVKRRRVHRGSMAGKAQKGNTVTYGEFGLVALEASWITSNQIEAARIAMTRSIKRGGKVWIKIFPHKPVTRKPAETRMGAGKGSPEYWVAVVKPGRVMFELAGVSEDKAREAMRLAMHKLPVKCKFVKREDLEVKGGE